A single region of the Silene latifolia isolate original U9 population chromosome 8, ASM4854445v1, whole genome shotgun sequence genome encodes:
- the LOC141595922 gene encoding short-chain dehydrogenase/reductase SDRA-like isoform X2: MSKIGKRFVGKVAIVTASTQGIGFGIAERLGLEGASVIISSRKQKNVDDAVDMLKSKGIEAFGIVCHVSNAQQRKNLIDQTVQKYGKIDVVVSNAAVNPTVDNILDTKESVLDKLWEVNVKASILLLKDASPHLTNNSAVVFVSSIAAFGPQASMAMYGVTKTALLGLTKALASEMAPNTRVNSIAPGFVPTHFADFITSNATVFLFDFFGIRGSQLKRRHYLIVLVQQKTWGRLSHFWLLMMRRI, from the exons atgtCAAAAATTGGCAAAAGATTTGTAGGAAAAGTAGCCATAGTCACCGCATCAACTCAAGGAATTGGGTTCGGTATAGCTGAACGCCTTGGTTTAGAAGGAGCTTCTGTTATCATCTCTTCTCGCAAACAG AAAAATGTTGATGATGCAGTTGATATGCTTAAAAGCAAAGGGATTGAAGCTTTTGGTATAGTTTGTCATGTTTCAAATGCTCAGCAAAGAAAGAATTTGATTGATCAAACTGTTCAG AAATATGGTAAAATTGATGTGGTAGTATCGAATGCTGCTGTTAATCCGACTGTGGATAACATTTTAGATACGAAGGAATCCGTCCTTGATAAGTTATGGGAAGTCAACGTCAAGGCATCTATACTTCTTTTGAAG GATGCTTCACCCCATTTGACGAATAACTCTGCAGTTGTGTTTGTATCATCAATTGCTGCTTTCGGACCTCAGGCTTCAATGGCTATGTATGGAGTGACAAAAACAGCTCTTCTTGGACTGACCAAG GCATTGGCATCTGAAATGGCTCCAAATACCCGTGTTAATAGTATTGCACCTGGTTTTGTACCCACCCATTTTGCAGACTTCATTACAAGCAATGCTACAGTC TTTCTATTTGATTTCTTTGGTATCAGAGGAAGTCAGTTGAAGAGAAGACACTACTTAATCGTCTTGGTACAACAGAAGACATGGGGGCGGCTGTCGCATTTTTGGCTTCTGATGATGCGGCGTATATAA
- the LOC141595922 gene encoding short-chain dehydrogenase/reductase SDRA-like isoform X1: MSKIGKRFVGKVAIVTASTQGIGFGIAERLGLEGASVIISSRKQKNVDDAVDMLKSKGIEAFGIVCHVSNAQQRKNLIDQTVQKYGKIDVVVSNAAVNPTVDNILDTKESVLDKLWEVNVKASILLLKDASPHLTNNSAVVFVSSIAAFGPQASMAMYGVTKTALLGLTKALASEMAPNTRVNSIAPGFVPTHFADFITSNATVRKSVEEKTLLNRLGTTEDMGAAVAFLASDDAAYITGETLVVAGGMPSRL; encoded by the exons atgtCAAAAATTGGCAAAAGATTTGTAGGAAAAGTAGCCATAGTCACCGCATCAACTCAAGGAATTGGGTTCGGTATAGCTGAACGCCTTGGTTTAGAAGGAGCTTCTGTTATCATCTCTTCTCGCAAACAG AAAAATGTTGATGATGCAGTTGATATGCTTAAAAGCAAAGGGATTGAAGCTTTTGGTATAGTTTGTCATGTTTCAAATGCTCAGCAAAGAAAGAATTTGATTGATCAAACTGTTCAG AAATATGGTAAAATTGATGTGGTAGTATCGAATGCTGCTGTTAATCCGACTGTGGATAACATTTTAGATACGAAGGAATCCGTCCTTGATAAGTTATGGGAAGTCAACGTCAAGGCATCTATACTTCTTTTGAAG GATGCTTCACCCCATTTGACGAATAACTCTGCAGTTGTGTTTGTATCATCAATTGCTGCTTTCGGACCTCAGGCTTCAATGGCTATGTATGGAGTGACAAAAACAGCTCTTCTTGGACTGACCAAG GCATTGGCATCTGAAATGGCTCCAAATACCCGTGTTAATAGTATTGCACCTGGTTTTGTACCCACCCATTTTGCAGACTTCATTACAAGCAATGCTACAGTC AGGAAGTCAGTTGAAGAGAAGACACTACTTAATCGTCTTGGTACAACAGAAGACATGGGGGCGGCTGTCGCATTTTTGGCTTCTGATGATGCGGCGTATATAACCGGAGAAACTTTAGTGGTTGCTGGAGGAATGCCCTCCCGCCTTTGA